A window of Planifilum fimeticola contains these coding sequences:
- a CDS encoding DNA polymerase IV → MKKIIHLDLDAFFASVEQLDNPKLRGKPVIVGGTGKRGVVSTCSYEARAFGVRSAMPMAMARKLCPHGVFLPVRHERYREKSREVRRIYTRYSDLVETVGLDEAYLDVSHYPDAVPIARELKERVRAETGLTCSIGLSYNKSMAKIASDLKKPNAFVIIRPEQALHILKDLPIGALHGIGKKSQERLKKMGIRTVRDFWRLPLEEVVQMFGKFGYDLYYRARGKDDREIVTNRPRKSHSRETTLAENLYDRESVARVARSLLEKVQQKLSDEEFPQTLTLKIKYADFTVHSKQRTVREPFPDWPKILEELLDAFDYSPGIRLVGVGFSNFAKRSEVMYEQLSLPLGDELL, encoded by the coding sequence GTGAAGAAGATCATCCATCTGGATCTCGACGCCTTTTTCGCCAGTGTGGAACAGCTGGACAATCCAAAGTTGCGGGGCAAACCGGTCATCGTCGGCGGCACGGGAAAGCGCGGCGTGGTGTCCACCTGCAGTTACGAAGCCCGCGCCTTTGGCGTGCGATCGGCCATGCCCATGGCGATGGCCCGCAAGTTGTGCCCGCACGGGGTTTTTTTGCCGGTGAGGCATGAACGGTACCGGGAAAAATCCCGAGAGGTTCGCCGCATCTACACCCGGTACAGCGATCTCGTCGAAACCGTGGGCCTGGACGAAGCCTACCTAGACGTCTCCCACTATCCCGATGCCGTGCCGATCGCCCGGGAACTGAAAGAAAGGGTCCGGGCTGAGACGGGACTGACCTGCAGCATCGGCCTCTCTTACAACAAATCGATGGCCAAGATCGCCAGCGATTTGAAAAAGCCGAATGCCTTCGTGATCATCCGGCCGGAACAGGCTTTGCACATTTTGAAGGATCTGCCGATCGGGGCGCTGCACGGGATCGGAAAAAAATCCCAGGAACGCCTGAAAAAAATGGGCATCCGCACCGTCCGCGACTTTTGGCGATTGCCCTTGGAAGAAGTGGTCCAGATGTTCGGCAAGTTCGGCTACGATCTGTACTACCGGGCCCGGGGAAAAGACGATCGGGAAATCGTCACCAACCGTCCCCGCAAATCCCACTCCCGCGAAACCACTCTGGCCGAAAATCTGTACGACCGGGAATCGGTGGCCCGAGTCGCCAGGAGTCTGCTTGAGAAAGTGCAGCAAAAGCTGTCCGATGAGGAGTTCCCCCAAACCCTGACGCTGAAAATCAAATATGCGGACTTCACCGTCCACTCCAAACAGCGAACGGTCCGCGAACCTTTCCCCGACTGGCCGAAAATCCTGGAGGAATTGCTGGATGCCTTCGACTACTCCCCCGGCATCCGCCTGGTCGGGGTGGGTTTTTCCAATTTCGCAAAGCGGTCGGAAGTGATGTATGAACAGCTCTCGCTCCCCCTGGGGGACGAATTGCTCTGA
- a CDS encoding quinone-dependent dihydroorotate dehydrogenase yields MYSLWRRFLFRYDPERVHEWAVRGLESLQTFPVFLSLSRKFYAVENPALEVCLWGLSFPNPVGLAAGFDKNATVYPALSAFGFGHIEVGTITPLPQPGNRKPRLFRLTQEEAIINRMGFNNRGARQAMEHFTRLPRPRLPIGVNIGKNRNTPNEQAFQDYRCCLRALYRHGDYFVINISSPNTEGLRDLHRPEALKPLLEDILGEREVLREETGEIRPLLLKISPDLTDEDLDKAVDVALEAGVDGFIATNTTLSRDGISASPFREEAGGLSGRPLAKRSTEVIRRIFRHTGGRVPIIGTGGIFTGEDAYEKIRAGASLVQVYTGMIYRGPSIARQINRELLQLLKRDGLHHIQQAVGRDA; encoded by the coding sequence TTGTATTCCTTGTGGCGACGTTTCCTGTTTCGATATGATCCCGAGCGGGTGCATGAATGGGCCGTCCGGGGGCTGGAGTCCCTGCAAACGTTTCCCGTGTTCCTGTCCTTATCCCGCAAGTTCTACGCGGTGGAAAATCCCGCCCTGGAAGTTTGTCTCTGGGGCTTGTCCTTTCCCAATCCGGTGGGACTGGCCGCCGGGTTTGACAAAAACGCCACGGTTTATCCGGCCCTTTCCGCCTTCGGCTTCGGGCACATCGAGGTGGGAACGATCACCCCGCTGCCGCAGCCGGGCAACCGCAAGCCCCGCCTGTTCCGGCTGACGCAGGAAGAAGCGATCATCAACCGGATGGGCTTCAACAACCGCGGAGCCCGCCAGGCGATGGAGCACTTCACCCGCCTGCCCCGGCCCCGCCTGCCCATCGGCGTCAACATCGGAAAAAACCGAAACACTCCCAACGAACAAGCTTTTCAGGACTACCGATGCTGCCTCCGCGCCCTGTACCGCCACGGCGACTATTTCGTCATCAACATCAGCTCGCCGAACACGGAGGGACTCCGGGATCTGCATCGGCCGGAGGCGCTGAAGCCGCTTCTGGAGGACATCCTGGGCGAGCGGGAAGTGCTGAGGGAGGAAACCGGGGAAATCCGCCCCCTCCTCCTCAAGATCTCGCCGGACCTGACCGATGAGGATTTGGATAAGGCGGTGGATGTCGCGTTGGAGGCCGGGGTGGACGGTTTCATCGCCACCAACACCACCCTGTCCCGGGACGGGATCTCCGCATCCCCCTTTCGCGAAGAAGCGGGGGGACTCAGCGGCCGTCCCCTGGCGAAGCGCTCCACGGAAGTGATTCGCCGTATCTTTCGGCACACCGGCGGACGCGTCCCCATCATCGGAACGGGAGGCATCTTCACCGGGGAGGACGCCTACGAAAAAATCCGCGCAGGAGCCAGCCTCGTCCAGGTGTATACCGGAATGATCTACCGCGGGCCATCCATCGCCCGGCAAATCAACCGGGAACTGCTCCAGCTCCTGAAGCGGGACGGACTCCATCACATCCAGCAGGCGGTGGGAAGGGACGCTTGA
- a CDS encoding efflux RND transporter permease subunit, whose translation MSWLTRFSLKNVAAVLILVLLVTFGGVYSAGQMKMEAMPDISFPVIVAITPYPGASPEDVDEKVTQPIEQALMGTKGAKKVQSISADSTSVVVVEFDFDADLDKTQQEMEEAVNRLQLPDEAMETTFNRFGFDTFPMMIVSLYSEDKDPEELEKWVKEEVEPALKSVAGVGRVDVKGQGPKAVVVRLKPDKLKKYNLTSQQVQQALQGNNVSIPVGDLRVDRLDMPVRVDQKITSVEDLRNMRLTVYPDAQAGMKDAFEQIGQGMEGLGQAVGGLGQAVGGLGEAVGQIGQGLGQVGQGVGLVQAQVQLLQSAQQLQAQLLGDRIALNEAERRLRENPGDGEAAREVAMLKAKIQAEEKGLKEIDNRMKQIQKQMPQPKGTGGKNAQIPSGLQPPKASGQKMKKPSAGEQKIRTIKLSDIAEIKETSEGNTLITRTNGKPSVNIEVIQAPDGNVVEAVEEVNAKLDELKRKHPEIETTLLHDQSRAVKDSIMTMVREGLLGALFASLVILVFLRNLRTTLIAIVSIPLSVLTTLTLLNQADITLNIMTLGGLAVAIGRVVDDSIVVIENIYRHFSKTRERGIALIQFATKEVGSAIASSTMTTVAVFVPLGMVSGIVGKVFVPFAVTVVIALLSSLVVAVTVVPLLAKLTLLNGRKLKTEHRESRMARIYRQALSWALDHRKTVLLLSTVMLLASLLLIPVVGTSFLPADKDKAIQIEVKMPSGTALEVTNDKAKEIEDQLKAYPEVRVVSTTVGNLRGQLAGDGSIGSTNRVNTFVSLDPDTKMDVFLKRVRDDMERIKGDAELNVHEVNSMIPTSGEIVAVVKGDRLKDIRKVAEELTDRMEKVNGLVNVTNNLSEQKELVNIEVDQKKAAKEGLSAAQVAMSVRGLLEADAVTELENGSQVQEIKLGLERKGIDSLKELKDVQIMGPTGNLVRLGDVAKVEKVKGPVTIQKENGQPYATVTGDITTSDSGAISREVRQIIGEMDLPSGISVNLSGETEEMDKSFAQLGVAMVVAVLAVYLVMIIAFGEATAPFTIMFSLPFAVIGGLVGLWISGQPISVSALIGALMLIGIVVTNAIVLIDRVQQQRARGLDVRSALLEAGGTRLRPILMTAFATIFALLPLGLGYGEGSLISQGLAVVVIGGLTSSTFLTLFIVPIMYSILAGLKERMIGKRTGSSA comes from the coding sequence TTGAGCTGGTTGACCCGCTTTTCCCTGAAAAATGTGGCCGCCGTACTCATCTTGGTTCTTCTCGTCACCTTCGGCGGGGTGTATTCGGCGGGACAGATGAAGATGGAAGCGATGCCGGACATCTCTTTTCCGGTGATCGTCGCGATCACCCCCTATCCCGGAGCGTCGCCGGAGGACGTGGACGAAAAGGTGACCCAGCCCATCGAGCAGGCGCTCATGGGAACGAAGGGGGCGAAAAAGGTACAGTCCATTTCGGCGGACAGCACCTCGGTCGTGGTGGTGGAATTTGATTTCGATGCCGATTTGGACAAGACCCAGCAAGAGATGGAAGAGGCGGTGAACCGGCTCCAGCTTCCCGACGAAGCGATGGAAACCACCTTCAACCGCTTCGGCTTCGACACCTTCCCCATGATGATCGTCAGCCTGTACAGCGAGGACAAGGACCCGGAGGAACTGGAGAAATGGGTGAAGGAGGAAGTGGAGCCGGCCTTGAAGTCGGTCGCCGGCGTCGGCCGGGTCGATGTCAAGGGGCAGGGTCCCAAGGCGGTGGTGGTTCGGCTCAAGCCGGACAAACTGAAAAAATACAATTTGACTTCCCAACAGGTGCAGCAGGCGCTGCAGGGGAACAACGTTTCCATTCCGGTGGGAGATTTGCGCGTGGACCGGCTGGATATGCCGGTGCGCGTCGACCAGAAGATCACCTCCGTCGAGGATCTCCGGAATATGCGCCTGACGGTATACCCCGATGCCCAGGCGGGGATGAAGGACGCCTTTGAGCAGATCGGCCAGGGGATGGAAGGCTTGGGTCAAGCCGTCGGCGGCTTGGGTCAGGCCGTGGGCGGACTGGGTGAAGCCGTGGGTCAGATCGGCCAGGGATTGGGTCAAGTGGGCCAGGGCGTGGGACTGGTGCAGGCCCAGGTGCAGCTGTTGCAGTCGGCGCAGCAGTTGCAGGCCCAACTCCTCGGGGATCGCATCGCTCTGAACGAGGCGGAACGGAGGCTTCGGGAAAATCCCGGGGACGGAGAAGCGGCCCGCGAAGTGGCGATGCTGAAGGCCAAGATCCAAGCGGAGGAAAAAGGGCTCAAGGAAATCGACAACCGGATGAAGCAGATTCAAAAGCAGATGCCCCAGCCGAAGGGAACGGGCGGGAAAAACGCCCAGATCCCCTCCGGCCTTCAGCCGCCCAAGGCATCCGGCCAGAAGATGAAGAAACCGTCCGCCGGTGAACAAAAAATCCGGACGATCAAACTGTCCGATATCGCCGAGATCAAGGAAACCTCGGAAGGAAACACGCTGATCACCCGGACCAACGGCAAACCCTCGGTCAACATCGAGGTGATCCAGGCGCCGGACGGGAACGTGGTCGAGGCGGTCGAAGAAGTCAACGCCAAGCTGGACGAGCTGAAGAGAAAGCATCCGGAGATCGAGACCACCCTTCTGCACGATCAGTCCCGGGCCGTGAAGGATTCCATCATGACGATGGTGCGGGAGGGATTGCTGGGCGCCCTGTTCGCTTCCCTGGTGATTCTGGTGTTCCTGCGCAACCTGCGCACCACCCTGATCGCCATCGTGTCCATTCCGCTCTCGGTGCTGACCACGCTCACCCTGCTGAACCAGGCGGACATCACCCTCAACATCATGACCCTGGGCGGGCTTGCCGTGGCCATCGGCCGGGTGGTGGACGACAGCATCGTCGTGATCGAGAACATTTACCGCCATTTCTCCAAGACCCGGGAGCGCGGGATCGCCCTGATCCAGTTCGCCACCAAGGAAGTGGGTTCGGCGATCGCTTCCTCGACGATGACGACGGTGGCCGTGTTCGTGCCCCTGGGGATGGTGAGCGGGATTGTCGGAAAAGTTTTCGTCCCCTTTGCCGTCACCGTCGTGATCGCCCTGCTCAGCTCGCTGGTGGTGGCGGTGACGGTGGTGCCGCTGCTCGCCAAACTGACTCTCCTGAACGGGAGAAAGCTGAAGACGGAACACCGGGAGAGCCGCATGGCCCGGATCTACCGGCAGGCCTTGTCCTGGGCGCTGGATCACCGGAAGACGGTCCTTCTGCTCTCTACGGTGATGCTTTTGGCCAGCCTGCTCCTCATCCCGGTGGTGGGAACCAGCTTTTTGCCGGCGGATAAGGACAAGGCGATCCAGATTGAGGTCAAGATGCCCTCCGGTACGGCCCTGGAGGTGACCAACGACAAGGCGAAGGAGATCGAAGACCAGTTGAAGGCCTACCCCGAGGTCCGCGTCGTCTCCACCACCGTGGGGAACCTGCGCGGACAGCTGGCGGGGGACGGTTCGATCGGCAGCACAAACCGCGTCAACACGTTTGTCAGTCTGGACCCCGATACGAAGATGGACGTCTTCCTGAAGCGGGTCCGCGACGACATGGAGCGGATCAAGGGAGACGCGGAATTGAACGTTCATGAAGTGAACAGCATGATTCCCACCAGCGGCGAGATTGTCGCCGTGGTCAAGGGGGATCGGTTGAAGGACATCCGGAAGGTGGCCGAGGAGCTCACGGACCGGATGGAGAAGGTGAACGGTCTGGTCAACGTGACCAACAACCTGAGCGAGCAGAAGGAACTGGTGAACATCGAGGTTGACCAGAAGAAGGCGGCCAAGGAGGGATTGTCCGCCGCCCAGGTGGCCATGTCGGTTCGGGGACTGCTCGAGGCGGACGCCGTGACGGAGCTGGAGAACGGTTCCCAGGTGCAGGAGATCAAGCTGGGACTGGAGCGGAAGGGCATCGATTCCCTGAAGGAGCTGAAGGATGTCCAAATCATGGGCCCCACCGGCAACTTGGTCCGGCTCGGCGACGTGGCCAAGGTGGAAAAGGTGAAGGGGCCGGTGACGATCCAGAAGGAGAACGGCCAACCCTACGCCACCGTTACCGGGGACATCACCACCTCCGACTCCGGTGCCATCTCCCGGGAAGTGCGGCAGATCATCGGCGAGATGGACCTGCCCTCCGGCATCTCGGTGAATCTCAGCGGAGAGACCGAGGAGATGGATAAGAGCTTCGCCCAGCTGGGCGTGGCCATGGTCGTCGCCGTTCTGGCGGTTTATCTGGTGATGATCATCGCCTTCGGCGAAGCCACCGCTCCCTTCACCATCATGTTCTCCCTGCCCTTTGCCGTGATCGGGGGATTGGTGGGCCTGTGGATTTCCGGTCAGCCCATCAGTGTTTCCGCCCTGATCGGGGCGCTGATGTTGATCGGAATCGTGGTCACCAATGCCATCGTGTTGATCGACCGGGTGCAGCAACAGCGGGCGCGGGGGCTGGACGTTCGCTCCGCGCTGCTGGAAGCGGGAGGAACCCGCCTGCGTCCGATCCTGATGACCGCCTTTGCCACCATCTTCGCCCTGCTTCCCCTGGGGCTGGGTTACGGTGAAGGCAGCCTGATCTCCCAGGGATTGGCGGTGGTGGTGATCGGCGGACTGACCTCCTCCACCTTCCTCACCCTGTTCATCGTTCCGATCATGTACAGCATCCTGGCGGGGTTGAAGGAGCGGATGATCGGTAAGCGCACCGGATCTTCGGCATGA
- a CDS encoding acyltransferase — protein sequence MRRTERFPVEGSNSLWQVYRTVSFWKVLRNALVIHIARYTPFLGLKNWMYRTFLGMEVGEKTAFGMMAMIDVMFPERIRVGRDCIIGYNTTLLAHEYLIDEYRLGDVVIGDQVMIGANTTVLPGVVIGDRAVVGAGSVVNRDVPPGAFVAGNPIRVIRQGEEKRERGGGERERNT from the coding sequence ATGCGGCGAACGGAACGTTTTCCCGTGGAGGGAAGCAATTCCCTCTGGCAGGTGTACCGGACCGTTTCCTTTTGGAAGGTGCTTAGGAACGCCCTCGTGATTCACATCGCCCGCTACACTCCCTTTCTCGGCTTGAAAAACTGGATGTACCGCACCTTCTTGGGGATGGAGGTCGGGGAGAAGACCGCCTTCGGAATGATGGCCATGATCGACGTGATGTTTCCCGAGCGGATCCGCGTCGGCCGCGATTGCATCATCGGCTACAACACCACCCTGTTGGCCCACGAGTATCTGATCGACGAGTACCGGCTGGGGGACGTGGTGATCGGCGACCAGGTGATGATCGGGGCCAACACCACGGTCCTCCCCGGGGTGGTCATCGGCGACCGGGCGGTGGTCGGGGCCGGATCCGTCGTCAACCGAGACGTCCCCCCCGGCGCCTTTGTGGCCGGCAATCCGATCCGGGTGATTCGGCAAGGGGAGGAGAAACGGGAAAGAGGCGGCGGTGAAAGGGAACGAAACACCTAG
- a CDS encoding GbsR/MarR family transcriptional regulator — MEDIKNRLGEEIARSFKWSGNSPLNGHLFSLLLFSEKPLGLQEMADRLGVTKAAVSIRIRALERMGLCVKVSRLGDRRDYYQLAEDAGLVSIRISLAAMRHISSFLESILADFPTSYPEEQRESFETARRRLMEMKALHDLCLERLDGLDEEWEKRKKSLWRG; from the coding sequence TTGGAGGATATCAAGAACCGGCTCGGAGAAGAGATCGCCCGCTCCTTCAAGTGGAGCGGGAACAGTCCGCTGAACGGGCACCTGTTTTCTCTGCTCTTGTTCTCCGAGAAGCCGCTCGGTTTGCAGGAAATGGCCGACCGGCTGGGAGTGACCAAGGCGGCGGTCAGCATCCGCATCCGCGCCCTGGAGAGGATGGGGCTGTGCGTAAAGGTTTCCCGCCTTGGCGATCGGCGGGACTATTACCAGCTGGCGGAGGATGCCGGCTTGGTATCCATCCGGATCAGCCTTGCGGCGATGCGCCATATTTCTTCGTTTCTGGAAAGCATCCTCGCGGATTTTCCGACCTCTTATCCCGAGGAACAGAGGGAAAGCTTTGAAACGGCCAGGCGGAGGTTGATGGAGATGAAGGCGCTGCATGATCTCTGCCTGGAGCGGCTGGACGGACTTGATGAAGAGTGGGAGAAAAGGAAAAAATCCCTTTGGAGAGGATAG
- the hisG gene encoding ATP phosphoribosyltransferase — MAGNDTLTIAMPKGRILREALELFEEAGYPVEEGRFESTRKLTVTLPEAGLSFFLSKPGDVPTYVEYGVADLGVVGKDVLMEEGRDVYELLDLGISRCRIAVAALPDWRPTLHPRVATKYPRIAGRYFLEQGEQVEIIRLNGSVELAPLIGLADRIVDIVSTGRTLRENGLVELETVAVVTSRLIANRASFRLKSGAVDRLCSRLAAVVTGEGVRT; from the coding sequence ATGGCCGGAAATGATACCCTGACCATTGCCATGCCGAAGGGGCGGATCTTGCGGGAAGCGCTGGAGCTCTTCGAAGAGGCGGGGTACCCCGTTGAGGAAGGGCGCTTTGAGTCGACCCGCAAGCTGACGGTGACCCTGCCGGAGGCCGGCCTCTCCTTTTTCCTTTCCAAACCGGGAGATGTGCCCACGTATGTGGAGTACGGGGTGGCCGACCTGGGAGTGGTGGGCAAGGATGTGCTGATGGAGGAGGGGCGCGATGTGTACGAGTTGCTCGATCTGGGGATCAGCCGGTGCCGGATTGCCGTCGCCGCCCTCCCCGACTGGCGCCCTACCCTCCATCCGCGGGTGGCGACGAAATATCCGCGGATCGCCGGCCGCTATTTTTTGGAGCAGGGGGAACAGGTGGAGATCATCCGGTTGAACGGGTCCGTGGAGCTCGCTCCGCTGATCGGGCTGGCCGACCGGATTGTGGATATCGTTTCCACCGGAAGGACCCTGCGGGAAAACGGTCTCGTCGAGCTGGAGACGGTGGCCGTCGTCACGTCCCGCCTGATCGCCAACCGGGCCAGCTTTCGCCTGAAGAGCGGAGCCGTGGACCGGTTGTGTTCCCGGCTGGCGGCGGTGGTGACGGGGGAAGGAGTGAGAACATGA
- the hisZ gene encoding ATP phosphoribosyltransferase regulatory subunit: MGKLRQFEKPTGFRDFPPSTAAKKRLVERRVQTCFRRWGYREVLTPTLEYFDTVGAASAIPEYKMFKLIDREGKTLVLRPDLTAPIARMVSSVLKDEPLPIRLYYHASVFRAQDDSARTVEFFQSGVELVGDPSPEADAEVIALAAEALSACEISPFQLAVGHVELLDGLLREQVEDPQQVEQLKACLGARDVVGYKERVAQLNLTPEGKELLLRLPHLSGGKDRLESLRPQMRSRRVENAVRHLWEMWEALEDFGANRHVVLDLSLVGSLHYYTGVYFEGYALPSSFPLVSGGRYDRLLERFGRPAPATGFALKTDRLMEASPAADQEMERVALVYPRSARREAIRRAQELRKEGKAVILHVADDPDQRTEIDADRIVRWEEGEDGRK; this comes from the coding sequence ATGGGAAAGCTGCGCCAGTTTGAAAAACCGACCGGATTTCGCGATTTTCCCCCGTCGACGGCGGCCAAGAAGCGGCTGGTGGAGCGGCGGGTGCAAACCTGCTTCCGGCGGTGGGGGTATCGGGAAGTGCTGACGCCGACCCTGGAGTACTTTGATACGGTGGGGGCGGCCAGCGCGATACCGGAATACAAGATGTTCAAGCTGATCGATCGGGAAGGCAAGACCTTGGTGCTGCGTCCCGATTTGACGGCGCCCATCGCCCGGATGGTCTCTTCGGTTTTGAAGGATGAACCGCTTCCGATTCGCCTCTATTACCATGCCAGCGTTTTCCGCGCCCAGGACGATTCGGCGCGGACGGTGGAGTTTTTCCAATCCGGAGTGGAGCTGGTGGGGGATCCCTCTCCGGAGGCCGATGCCGAGGTGATCGCTCTGGCGGCGGAGGCGCTCTCCGCCTGCGAGATTTCACCCTTTCAACTGGCGGTCGGACACGTGGAGCTGCTGGACGGGCTCCTCCGTGAGCAGGTGGAGGATCCGCAGCAGGTGGAGCAGCTGAAGGCATGCCTGGGCGCACGGGATGTCGTGGGGTACAAGGAGCGGGTGGCGCAGCTGAACCTGACCCCGGAGGGAAAGGAATTGCTCCTTCGCCTTCCTCACCTGAGCGGGGGAAAGGATCGGCTCGAGTCGCTTCGTCCGCAGATGCGTTCCCGCCGGGTGGAGAACGCCGTCCGGCACCTTTGGGAGATGTGGGAGGCCCTCGAGGATTTCGGGGCGAACCGCCACGTGGTATTGGACTTGAGCCTGGTGGGCAGCCTCCATTATTACACCGGCGTCTATTTTGAAGGATATGCTCTCCCTTCCAGCTTTCCCCTGGTGAGCGGCGGGCGGTACGACCGGTTGCTGGAGCGCTTCGGGCGGCCGGCTCCGGCGACGGGGTTTGCCCTGAAGACGGACCGGCTGATGGAGGCGAGTCCCGCTGCGGATCAGGAGATGGAGCGGGTGGCGTTGGTTTATCCCCGTTCCGCCCGGAGGGAGGCGATCCGTCGGGCGCAGGAACTCCGAAAGGAAGGGAAAGCGGTGATTCTGCACGTCGCCGACGATCCGGATCAGCGGACGGAGATCGATGCCGACCGCATCGTCCGATGGGAGGAGGGAGAAGATGGCCGGAAATGA
- the ppaX gene encoding pyrophosphatase PpaX: MRYETVLFDLDGTLIDTNDLILASYEHTLSRHCPGKYSREEILSCLGEPLHDTMRRLDPEQWEAMVQTYREHNLACHDDWVKLFPGVPEVLEKLHRAGVALGVVSNKQRITVEKGLSLFGLDKWMKTVVCYGEAGRPKPHPDPILRAMEAVGADPARTLMVGDSRFDLLAARRAGVDAAAVAWSWHGKEELLALSPDHVLEEMEDLLNIVEIDAESGGG, encoded by the coding sequence ATGAGATACGAAACCGTCCTTTTCGACCTGGACGGGACGCTGATCGACACCAACGACCTGATCCTGGCCTCCTACGAGCACACCCTGAGCAGGCACTGCCCGGGGAAATACAGCCGGGAAGAGATCCTCTCCTGCCTGGGGGAGCCTTTGCATGACACGATGCGGAGGTTGGATCCCGAGCAGTGGGAGGCGATGGTGCAAACCTACCGCGAGCACAACCTGGCCTGTCACGACGATTGGGTCAAGCTGTTTCCGGGGGTACCCGAGGTGCTGGAGAAATTGCACCGGGCGGGGGTTGCCCTGGGGGTGGTTTCCAACAAGCAGCGGATCACCGTCGAGAAGGGACTTTCCCTGTTCGGGCTGGACAAATGGATGAAAACGGTCGTCTGCTACGGGGAGGCCGGGCGGCCCAAGCCCCACCCGGACCCGATCCTCCGGGCGATGGAAGCGGTCGGGGCCGACCCCGCCCGGACTTTGATGGTGGGGGACAGCCGCTTCGATCTGTTGGCGGCACGGCGGGCCGGCGTGGATGCGGCGGCGGTGGCCTGGAGCTGGCACGGCAAGGAGGAGCTCCTGGCCCTCTCCCCCGATCACGTGCTGGAGGAGATGGAGGATCTGTTAAACATCGTGGAAATTGATGCGGAGTCCGGAGGCGGATGA
- a CDS encoding non-canonical purine NTP pyrophosphatase — protein sequence MKLRFVTENVGKLEEARTILSPLGIEVIHHSLMLMEPVEGRIEEVCLEKLRQVRRMGLNRVMVDDAGLFLKAYPGFPGVLTKRIFDQIGYRGFMKLLAGESRQAWLEGAVAVLWDGKIRCFTARTHGSIIEAEPESLRPEPGFPFNPVFVPEGEDRVLSELPPEKRLEHSYRRKALEQLAAWLKERARRDDGAEPAD from the coding sequence GTGAAACTTCGTTTTGTCACGGAAAATGTCGGGAAGCTGGAGGAAGCGCGGACCATTCTCTCTCCACTGGGCATCGAAGTGATCCATCATTCCCTCATGCTGATGGAACCGGTGGAGGGAAGGATCGAGGAGGTTTGTCTGGAAAAGCTGCGTCAGGTGAGACGAATGGGCCTGAACCGGGTGATGGTGGACGATGCCGGGCTTTTTTTGAAGGCCTACCCGGGATTCCCCGGCGTGTTGACCAAGAGGATTTTCGATCAGATCGGATACAGGGGATTCATGAAGCTGCTTGCGGGCGAGTCGCGGCAGGCCTGGCTGGAGGGAGCGGTCGCCGTCTTGTGGGACGGGAAGATTCGCTGTTTCACCGCCAGGACCCACGGCAGCATCATCGAGGCGGAGCCGGAGAGCCTACGGCCGGAACCGGGCTTCCCCTTCAATCCCGTCTTTGTTCCCGAGGGTGAGGACCGGGTGTTGTCGGAGCTTCCGCCGGAAAAGCGCCTGGAGCATTCCTACCGGAGAAAGGCGCTGGAGCAGTTGGCCGCCTGGCTGAAGGAACGGGCGAGGCGCGATGACGGGGCGGAGCCCGCGGACTGA
- the namA gene encoding NADPH dehydrogenase NamA, protein MSLIFEPYTHKNVTLSNRIVMSPMCMYSATREGEVTDWHIVHYGTRAVGRVGMIMLEATAVESRGRISDRDLGIWSDHHVDGLKKIVDFAHDQGVKIGIQLAHAGRKAELDEPIIAPSAVPFDERSKMPQEMTKAQIEEVIRAFREGARRADAAGFDVVEIHAAHGYLLHEFLSPIANRREDEYGGSLADRFRMLREVVRAVREVWTADRPLYVRISAVDHDERGLTLEDSVEIARLLKEEGVDLIDVSSGGMVPKPPARVYPGYQVHYSETIRKEAGIPTGCVGMITTPEQAEEILGNGRADLVFLGRELLRNPYWVIDAARRRGLSFDGARQYERAYR, encoded by the coding sequence ATGTCCCTCATCTTCGAACCCTACACGCACAAAAACGTGACCCTTTCGAACCGGATCGTCATGTCGCCGATGTGCATGTATTCGGCGACCCGTGAAGGAGAGGTGACCGACTGGCACATCGTCCACTACGGGACGAGGGCCGTCGGCAGGGTCGGAATGATCATGCTGGAGGCCACCGCCGTGGAAAGCCGCGGGCGGATCAGCGACCGCGACCTGGGCATCTGGAGCGATCATCATGTGGACGGCCTGAAAAAAATCGTCGATTTCGCCCACGACCAAGGGGTGAAGATCGGGATCCAGCTGGCCCACGCCGGGCGAAAGGCGGAGCTGGACGAGCCGATCATCGCCCCCAGCGCCGTCCCCTTCGACGAACGGAGCAAGATGCCCCAGGAAATGACCAAAGCCCAGATCGAGGAAGTGATCCGGGCTTTCCGGGAAGGGGCGCGCCGGGCGGATGCGGCCGGCTTCGACGTGGTGGAAATTCACGCGGCCCACGGATATCTGCTCCACGAGTTTCTCTCCCCCATCGCCAACCGGAGGGAGGACGAATACGGCGGCTCCCTCGCCGACCGCTTCCGGATGCTGAGGGAGGTGGTGCGGGCCGTCCGGGAGGTTTGGACGGCGGATCGTCCCCTGTACGTGCGCATCTCCGCCGTCGATCACGACGAGAGGGGGCTCACCCTGGAAGACAGCGTGGAAATCGCTCGTCTGTTGAAGGAAGAGGGCGTCGACCTGATCGACGTCTCCTCCGGCGGCATGGTGCCGAAGCCCCCGGCCCGGGTGTACCCCGGCTATCAAGTGCACTATTCGGAAACCATCCGGAAAGAGGCGGGCATCCCCACCGGCTGCGTCGGCATGATCACCACCCCGGAGCAGGCGGAAGAAATCCTCGGAAACGGGCGCGCCGATCTCGTCTTCCTGGGAAGGGAACTCCTCCGCAATCCCTACTGGGTGATCGACGCCGCCCGCCGGCGCGGCCTTTCCTTTGACGGAGCCCGGCAATACGAGCGGGCGTATCGCTAA